In one Halorubrum sp. CBA1229 genomic region, the following are encoded:
- a CDS encoding O-acetylhomoserine aminocarboxypropyltransferase/cysteine synthase family protein gives MPSDEDDPDRQFRTRSVHAGSDPDPATGARATPIYQTTSYEFEDADHAARLFALEEAGNVYSRIMNPTNAALEERIASLENGVGAVATSSGMAALDLATFMLASAGDNIVSSSALYGGTYTYFTHSVERRGVSTRFVDPLDYEGYADAIDENTAYVHLETIGNPALVTPDIERIADIAHDHGAPLFVDNTFATPYLCRPLDHGADLVWESTTKWLTGNGTTVGGILVDGGSFPWAEHAEKFPEIAQDNPAYHGINFVEAFGDAAFTFAATTRGLRDLGDQQSPFDAWNTLQQTESLPLRMERHCENAGIVAEYLDEHEDVAWVNYPGLESHETHEEASEYLSGGYGGMITFGLEGGYEAAKGTVENADLASLLANVGDAKTLVIHPASTTHQQLTEEEQEAAGVTGDMVRLSVGIEDPADIVADLEAAIERATA, from the coding sequence ATGCCATCCGACGAGGACGACCCCGACCGCCAGTTCCGCACCCGAAGCGTCCACGCGGGATCGGACCCGGACCCCGCGACCGGCGCCCGCGCCACGCCCATCTACCAGACGACCTCCTACGAGTTCGAGGACGCCGACCACGCCGCCCGCCTGTTCGCGTTAGAGGAGGCCGGCAACGTCTACTCCCGGATCATGAACCCGACGAACGCCGCCCTCGAGGAGCGGATCGCCTCCCTCGAGAACGGCGTCGGCGCCGTCGCCACGTCCTCCGGGATGGCGGCGCTCGACCTGGCGACGTTCATGCTCGCGTCCGCGGGCGACAATATCGTCTCGTCGTCCGCCCTGTACGGCGGCACCTACACGTACTTCACTCACTCCGTCGAGCGGCGCGGCGTCTCGACCCGCTTCGTCGACCCGCTCGACTACGAGGGGTACGCCGACGCGATCGACGAGAACACCGCCTACGTCCACCTCGAGACCATCGGGAACCCCGCCCTCGTCACGCCGGACATCGAGCGGATCGCCGACATCGCCCACGACCACGGCGCCCCGCTGTTCGTCGACAACACGTTCGCGACGCCCTATCTGTGCCGCCCGCTCGACCACGGCGCCGACCTCGTCTGGGAGTCGACGACGAAGTGGCTCACCGGCAACGGCACCACGGTCGGCGGAATCTTAGTCGACGGCGGCTCCTTCCCGTGGGCCGAGCACGCCGAGAAGTTCCCGGAGATCGCGCAGGACAACCCCGCGTACCACGGGATCAACTTCGTCGAGGCGTTCGGCGACGCGGCGTTCACCTTCGCGGCGACGACCCGCGGACTGCGCGACCTGGGCGACCAGCAGTCGCCGTTCGACGCGTGGAACACCCTCCAGCAGACGGAGTCGCTCCCGCTCCGGATGGAGCGCCACTGCGAGAACGCCGGGATCGTCGCCGAGTACCTCGACGAACACGAGGACGTGGCGTGGGTGAACTACCCCGGACTGGAGAGCCACGAGACCCACGAGGAGGCCAGCGAGTACCTATCGGGCGGCTACGGCGGCATGATCACCTTCGGGCTGGAGGGCGGCTACGAGGCCGCGAAGGGCACCGTCGAGAACGCCGACCTCGCCTCGCTGCTCGCGAACGTGGGCGACGCGAAGACGCTCGTCATCCACCCGGCCTCGACGACCCACCAGCAGCTCACCGAGGAAGAGCAGGAGGCCGCTGGCGTCACCGGCGACATGGTGCGGCTCTCCGTCGGTATCGAGGACCCGGCGGACATCGTCGCCGACTTGGAGGCGGCGATCGAGCGCGCGACGGCGTAG
- the ligA gene encoding NAD-dependent DNA ligase LigA, which produces MTSAQSGPSTRHADPAENPYVEAPSTDFEPVEELSVEAAAEQASLLRAAIREHDHRYYVEADPLISDEAYDRLFARLRELEDAFDLPTEDSPTRRVGGEPLDGLETVEHVAPMRSIDNATEADAVREFDERVRRGLDAEGVDPDEVAYVCEPKFDGLSIEVIYEDGVYARAATRGDGTEGDDVTEQVRTIRSVPGKLRGDPPDRLAVRGEAYMPRDAFEAYNEDLMERGEEPFANPRNAAAGTLRQLDPAVVAERPLDVFFFDVLAWETGDQESDPPERPDTHWAEFDAFDAFGLRRADRVERVDDIEGAIEYRDRLMAERDDLNYEIDGVVIAADDRAHREALGSTSRAPRWAFAYKFPPRTATTTVEGITVQVGRTGRLTPVAELDPVDVGGVTVSRATLHNPAEIEALGVNVGDRVRIYRAGDVIPYVPEVVEKRSEGSYEFPETCPVCGAPVERDGPLAFCTGGLGCSAQLERAVEHWARRDALDVEGLGPERVEQLREAGLVESLPDLYDLTAEQLAALEGWGETSAENLVAELEATKEPPLDAFLAGLGIPDVGATTARALAAEFGDLDTLLDADEAALREVDDVGPEVAESIRTFLDNEENRAAIEGLRERGAEPESVDVETGDALDGLTFVFTGSLSTTRGEAQAHVEAHGANATSSVSGNTDYLVAGENPGRSKRDDADGEGVPVLDEDAFADLLADRGVPWPPEGDE; this is translated from the coding sequence ATGACGAGCGCGCAATCCGGGCCGTCGACCCGGCACGCGGACCCCGCCGAGAACCCCTACGTCGAGGCGCCCTCGACCGACTTCGAGCCGGTTGAGGAGCTCTCGGTCGAGGCCGCCGCCGAGCAGGCGTCGCTCCTCCGGGCCGCGATCCGGGAGCACGATCACCGGTACTACGTCGAGGCCGATCCCCTCATTTCCGACGAGGCGTACGACCGGCTGTTCGCGCGCCTGCGAGAGCTGGAGGACGCGTTCGACCTCCCGACCGAGGACTCGCCCACGCGCCGCGTCGGCGGCGAGCCGCTCGACGGGCTGGAGACCGTCGAGCACGTCGCGCCGATGCGCTCCATCGACAACGCGACGGAGGCAGACGCAGTGCGGGAGTTCGACGAGCGCGTCCGGCGGGGACTCGACGCCGAGGGGGTCGACCCCGACGAGGTGGCCTACGTCTGCGAGCCGAAGTTCGACGGGCTCTCGATCGAGGTGATCTACGAGGACGGCGTCTACGCTCGCGCCGCCACCCGCGGCGACGGGACCGAGGGCGACGACGTCACCGAGCAGGTGCGGACGATCCGATCGGTCCCGGGGAAGCTCCGCGGCGACCCGCCCGACCGGCTGGCGGTCCGGGGCGAAGCCTACATGCCCCGCGACGCGTTCGAGGCGTACAACGAGGACCTGATGGAGCGCGGCGAGGAGCCGTTCGCCAACCCGCGCAACGCCGCGGCCGGCACCCTCCGCCAGCTCGACCCCGCGGTCGTCGCCGAGCGCCCCTTAGACGTCTTCTTCTTCGACGTGCTGGCGTGGGAGACCGGTGATCAAGAATCTGACCCCCCGGAGCGCCCCGACACCCACTGGGCGGAGTTCGACGCGTTCGACGCGTTCGGGCTCCGCCGCGCCGACCGGGTCGAGCGCGTCGACGACATCGAGGGCGCGATCGAGTACCGCGACCGCCTCATGGCCGAGCGCGACGACCTGAACTACGAGATCGACGGCGTCGTGATCGCGGCCGACGACCGGGCCCACCGCGAGGCGCTCGGGTCGACGTCGCGGGCGCCGCGCTGGGCGTTCGCCTACAAGTTCCCGCCCCGCACCGCGACGACGACCGTCGAGGGGATCACCGTGCAGGTGGGCCGGACGGGGCGGCTCACGCCCGTGGCCGAGCTCGACCCCGTCGACGTCGGCGGCGTCACCGTCTCGCGGGCGACCCTCCACAACCCCGCCGAGATCGAGGCGCTCGGCGTGAACGTCGGCGACCGCGTGCGGATCTACCGCGCCGGCGACGTGATCCCGTACGTCCCGGAGGTCGTCGAGAAGCGCTCCGAGGGGAGCTACGAATTCCCCGAGACGTGTCCCGTCTGCGGCGCCCCGGTCGAACGCGACGGCCCGCTCGCCTTCTGCACCGGCGGGCTCGGCTGCTCGGCGCAGCTGGAGCGGGCGGTCGAACACTGGGCGCGACGGGACGCGCTCGACGTCGAGGGGCTGGGGCCCGAGCGCGTCGAGCAGCTCCGCGAGGCCGGCCTGGTGGAGTCGCTACCTGACCTGTATGACCTGACCGCCGAGCAGCTCGCCGCGCTGGAGGGGTGGGGCGAGACGAGCGCCGAGAACCTCGTCGCCGAGCTGGAGGCGACGAAGGAGCCCCCACTCGACGCGTTCCTCGCCGGGCTCGGGATCCCCGACGTGGGCGCGACGACCGCCCGCGCGCTCGCGGCGGAGTTCGGCGACCTCGACACCCTCCTCGACGCCGACGAGGCGGCGCTGCGGGAGGTGGACGACGTCGGTCCCGAGGTGGCCGAATCGATCCGGACGTTCCTCGACAACGAGGAGAACCGGGCGGCCATCGAGGGGCTCCGCGAGCGCGGCGCCGAGCCCGAATCGGTCGACGTCGAAACGGGCGACGCGCTCGACGGGCTCACGTTCGTCTTCACCGGGTCGCTGTCGACGACGCGGGGCGAGGCGCAGGCGCACGTGGAGGCGCACGGGGCGAACGCCACGTCGAGCGTCTCCGGGAACACCGACTACCTCGTCGCCGGCGAGAACCCCGGGCGGTCGAAGCGGGACGACGCCGACGGCGAGGGCGTGCCGGTGCTCGACGAGGACGCGTTCGCCGACCTGCTCGCTGACCGCGGAGTGCCGTGGCCGCCCGAGGGCGACGAGTAG
- a CDS encoding SPFH domain-containing protein has translation MGTQGPRGDTLELEDAVGGIPDAVWQYTALGAALLVGFALLSQSLVFGVGALAVLLAAVTVVSAVEIVDAYEKKTLTVFGEYRKLLEPGVHVIPPFVSRTYAFDMRTQTIDVPSQSAITRDNSPVTADAVVYIKVMDAKKAFLEVDDYKKAVSNLAQTTLRAVLGDMELDDTLSRRDQINDRINEELDEPTDEWGIRVEAVEVREVSPSQEVQRAMEQQTGAERRRRAMILEAQGERRSAIEQAEGDKQSNIIRAQGEKQSQILEAQGDAISTVLRARSAESMGERAIIERGMETLEAIGKGESTTFVLPQELTSLVGRYGKALSGSDVQQMEGLESLEFDEETEKMLGLEDIESALEQLDTVADSDLRTDETRDADTARDVDLARQEEEETREAERDIELEAESERPGT, from the coding sequence ATGGGAACCCAAGGTCCGCGCGGCGACACCCTCGAGCTGGAGGACGCAGTGGGCGGCATTCCGGACGCGGTCTGGCAGTACACCGCGCTCGGCGCCGCCCTGCTCGTCGGGTTCGCCCTCCTCAGCCAGAGCCTCGTCTTCGGCGTGGGCGCGCTCGCCGTGTTGCTGGCGGCCGTCACGGTCGTCAGCGCGGTCGAGATCGTCGACGCCTACGAGAAGAAGACGCTCACGGTGTTCGGCGAGTACCGGAAGCTGCTCGAGCCGGGGGTCCACGTTATTCCGCCGTTCGTCTCCCGGACGTACGCGTTCGACATGCGGACGCAGACGATCGACGTGCCGAGCCAGTCGGCGATCACGCGGGACAACTCGCCGGTGACGGCGGACGCGGTCGTCTACATCAAGGTGATGGACGCCAAGAAGGCGTTCCTCGAGGTGGACGACTACAAGAAGGCCGTCTCGAACCTCGCACAGACCACCCTCCGGGCCGTCCTCGGCGACATGGAGCTCGACGACACGCTCTCCCGGCGCGACCAGATCAACGACCGCATCAACGAGGAGTTGGACGAGCCGACGGACGAGTGGGGGATCCGCGTCGAGGCCGTCGAGGTGCGCGAGGTGAGCCCCTCGCAGGAGGTCCAGCGCGCGATGGAGCAGCAGACCGGCGCCGAGCGCCGCCGCCGCGCGATGATCCTCGAGGCGCAGGGGGAACGCCGCTCGGCGATCGAGCAGGCGGAGGGTGACAAGCAGTCGAACATCATCCGCGCGCAGGGGGAGAAACAGAGCCAGATCCTCGAGGCGCAGGGGGACGCGATCTCGACGGTGCTGCGCGCGCGCTCCGCCGAGTCGATGGGCGAGCGCGCCATCATCGAGCGCGGGATGGAGACGCTCGAAGCGATCGGCAAAGGCGAGTCCACCACGTTCGTCCTCCCGCAGGAACTCACCAGCCTCGTCGGCCGCTACGGCAAGGCCCTCTCCGGCTCCGACGTCCAGCAGATGGAGGGGTTAGAGAGCTTGGAGTTCGACGAGGAGACCGAGAAGATGCTCGGCTTGGAGGACATCGAGAGCGCCCTCGAACAGCTCGACACGGTCGCCGACAGCGACCTGCGGACCGACGAGACCCGCGACGCGGACACGGCCCGCGACGTCGACCTCGCCCGGCAGGAGGAGGAGGAGACCCGCGAGGCCGAGCGGGACATCGAGCTGGAGGCCGAGAGCGAGCGCCCGGGGACATGA
- a CDS encoding ribonucleotide-diphosphate reductase subunit beta, producing MSESENANTNASTGADIETDIFSERTQLKPYEYGEFLDYVEAIRNSYWVHTEFNFDGDVQDFKVNTTPAEQTVIKRTMLAIAQIEVQVKTFWSDIYEEMPKAEVGNVGMTFAESEVRHMDAYSHLLDVLGITDDFEQVTEEPAIKARIEYLDEYLEKSESDDEREYVMSILLFSTFVEHVSLFSQFLIMTSFDKHEKKFKGIANAVEATSKEEQIHGLFGVELVETIREENPDLFDDDFEEDVQEACQQAYEAELEILDWIFDDGELEFLPRAHVDAFLRDRFNQSLENVGVEPIFETDDDLLEETRWFDEDIMMTKDNDFFSKRSTTYNKHTQSVTAEDMF from the coding sequence GTACGGCGAATTCCTCGACTACGTCGAGGCGATCCGGAACAGCTACTGGGTACACACGGAGTTTAATTTCGACGGAGATGTCCAAGACTTCAAGGTCAACACGACTCCTGCTGAGCAGACCGTTATCAAGCGGACGATGCTGGCTATCGCACAGATAGAGGTGCAAGTGAAGACGTTTTGGTCGGATATCTACGAGGAGATGCCCAAAGCCGAGGTCGGGAACGTGGGTATGACCTTCGCGGAAAGCGAGGTGCGACACATGGACGCCTACAGTCACCTACTTGACGTCTTGGGAATCACGGACGATTTTGAGCAGGTAACTGAGGAGCCAGCGATCAAAGCGCGGATCGAGTATCTCGATGAGTATCTGGAGAAGAGCGAGAGCGACGACGAACGGGAGTACGTGATGAGCATCCTGCTGTTCAGTACGTTCGTCGAACACGTCTCGCTGTTCAGCCAGTTCCTCATAATGACGAGCTTCGACAAGCACGAAAAGAAGTTCAAGGGGATAGCGAACGCCGTCGAAGCAACCAGCAAAGAGGAGCAGATTCACGGTCTGTTCGGGGTCGAGCTGGTGGAGACGATCAGAGAGGAGAATCCGGATCTCTTCGACGATGATTTCGAGGAGGACGTCCAAGAAGCCTGTCAGCAGGCCTACGAGGCAGAGCTGGAGATTCTGGATTGGATATTCGATGACGGCGAGCTGGAGTTCCTTCCGAGGGCGCACGTCGACGCGTTTCTGCGAGACCGGTTCAATCAGAGCCTGGAAAACGTCGGCGTGGAACCGATATTCGAGACTGACGATGACCTGCTTGAAGAGACGCGCTGGTTCGACGAGGACATTATGATGACGAAGGATAACGACTTCTTCAGCAAGCGGTCGACCACGTACAACAAACACACGCAGAGCGTTACCGCTGAGGACATGTTCTAA
- a CDS encoding ABC transporter permease subunit: MTLGAIAEKDFQDAVRSRGMIALVALFSVLVSVFAYVFSPPGEQFATEFLLSVAVGPFLVTTLVPLVGVVVGYNAVSGERESGSLKLLLSLPHSRADVVFGKVVGRGGALALAVFAGFLLPAAVLLALSQLGYIQAFNVGSYLGYTVFAAVLGVVFVAIAVGFSAAAETQRQALIGGVAIYVLFVLLWGAVTGQFLGAASGLIDPLPVSQRQISVFLQVANPTTGVELLSNAFLGNQLLSGEGVNQQISAISMLVFWTIAPPLVGLWKFDTDDL; encoded by the coding sequence ATGACGCTCGGCGCCATCGCGGAGAAGGACTTCCAGGACGCGGTTCGCTCGCGGGGGATGATCGCCCTCGTGGCGCTGTTCTCGGTGCTCGTCTCCGTGTTCGCGTACGTCTTCTCGCCGCCGGGAGAGCAGTTCGCGACGGAGTTCCTGTTGAGCGTCGCCGTCGGCCCCTTCCTCGTGACGACGCTCGTCCCGCTGGTCGGGGTCGTCGTCGGCTACAACGCCGTCAGTGGCGAGCGCGAGTCGGGCTCGCTGAAGCTGCTTCTGTCGCTGCCGCACTCGCGGGCCGACGTGGTCTTCGGGAAGGTGGTCGGCCGGGGCGGCGCGCTGGCGCTCGCGGTGTTCGCCGGCTTCCTCCTGCCGGCGGCCGTGCTGCTCGCGCTCTCTCAGCTCGGGTACATCCAGGCGTTCAACGTCGGCTCGTACCTCGGGTACACGGTCTTCGCCGCGGTCCTCGGCGTCGTCTTCGTCGCGATTGCGGTCGGCTTCTCGGCGGCCGCCGAGACGCAGCGACAGGCACTCATCGGCGGGGTCGCGATCTACGTCCTGTTCGTGCTGCTGTGGGGCGCGGTCACCGGGCAGTTCCTCGGTGCCGCGAGCGGACTGATCGACCCCTTACCGGTCTCCCAGCGGCAGATCAGCGTGTTCCTGCAGGTCGCGAACCCGACGACCGGGGTCGAGCTGCTGTCCAACGCGTTCCTCGGTAATCAGTTGCTCTCGGGCGAGGGCGTCAACCAGCAGATATCGGCGATCTCGATGCTCGTGTTCTGGACGATTGCGCCGCCGCTGGTCGGGCTCTGGAAGTTCGACACCGACGATCTCTGA
- a CDS encoding ABC transporter ATP-binding protein → MTAIELRGVRKEFGDVTAVSDLDLTVQEGEVYGFLGPNGAGKSTTIDMLLDLVRPTAGTVRVLGRDATGDGVAIRQRTGVLPDGFSVYNRLSGRKHVEFAVRSKEVDDDPDALLERVGLLDDADRKAGGYSKGMRQRLALAMALVGEPDLLVLDEPSSGLDPAGAKEMREIVQTEADRGATVFFSSHILEQVDAVCDRVGILRNGELVAEDSVEGLREAVGGEETLEIAVGGADGGIGAAVEAVRAVEGVSRVDRDGDALVVSCADGAKTRVIAALEDAGVAVDDFHTREASLEDLFLAYTEGDAAEGDTAKGNATKADAAESDGTTPDAADADEEVAE, encoded by the coding sequence ATGACCGCCATCGAACTGCGCGGGGTTCGGAAGGAGTTCGGCGATGTCACGGCCGTCAGTGACCTCGACCTCACCGTGCAGGAGGGCGAGGTGTACGGATTCCTCGGCCCGAACGGCGCCGGCAAGTCGACGACCATCGACATGCTGCTGGACCTCGTTCGCCCGACCGCGGGGACGGTGCGCGTGCTCGGGCGTGACGCCACGGGCGACGGGGTCGCGATCCGGCAGCGGACCGGCGTGCTCCCGGACGGCTTCTCGGTGTATAACCGCCTCTCCGGGCGGAAACACGTCGAATTCGCGGTCCGCTCGAAGGAGGTCGACGACGACCCCGACGCCCTGTTGGAGCGCGTGGGGCTGCTCGACGACGCCGACCGCAAGGCCGGCGGCTACTCGAAGGGGATGCGCCAGCGGCTGGCGCTCGCGATGGCCCTCGTCGGCGAGCCCGACCTGCTCGTCCTCGACGAACCCTCCTCCGGGCTCGACCCCGCGGGCGCGAAGGAGATGCGGGAGATCGTTCAGACCGAGGCCGACCGCGGCGCGACCGTCTTCTTCTCCTCGCACATCCTCGAACAGGTCGACGCCGTCTGCGACCGGGTTGGCATCCTCCGTAACGGCGAGCTCGTCGCCGAGGACTCCGTCGAGGGGCTCCGCGAGGCCGTCGGCGGCGAAGAGACCCTGGAGATCGCCGTCGGCGGGGCGGACGGCGGGATCGGCGCGGCCGTCGAGGCGGTCCGCGCCGTCGAGGGCGTCAGCCGCGTTGACCGCGACGGCGACGCGCTCGTCGTGAGCTGCGCCGACGGCGCGAAGACCCGCGTCATCGCCGCGCTGGAGGACGCCGGCGTCGCCGTCGACGACTTCCACACCCGGGAGGCGTCGCTGGAGGACCTCTTCTTAGCGTACACGGAGGGGGACGCGGCAGAGGGCGACACGGCGAAGGGCAACGCGACGAAGGCCGACGCGGCGGAGTCCGACGGGACGACGCCCGACGCGGCCGACGCGGACGAGGAGGTGGCCGAATGA
- a CDS encoding gluconate:H+ symporter: MDPTALQATVQFAHSPLLTFIIGLIIVIALLVWLDLPAFIGLIISAFLVGVVNTVFVADFTAADAGSQVATAFGNGMAGIGIPILMAAVIGKGMLESGAAQRIVRGFQNVLGESNSDVALLGSSSVLAIPVFFDSVFYLMAPLARSMRARVGRDYTLFIVVVGAGAATTHVFVPPTPGPLAVADQIGSNLGTTIIVGLVTAIPAAIMAGLVYGRWINNRLDIPLRDTMATSTEELQEVADRPTSELPSVLESLAPILLAVLLIASSTFVNTFQDVAPALASLQPITDFLGNKNVALTIAALAAAYTFYRFDEMDQSEWSEELTEALKSGGNIAAITAAGGAFGALLAASGIGDYLAGALQEVGIGLLITAWLIAAIVRIAQGSATAAMLTAAGIMAPLTGQLTVHPAYLVMAIGAGGNIFSWFNDSGFWLVSEIGGLTKRETLQTWTALTTIISVTGLITVLIVSTILPLA, from the coding sequence ATGGATCCGACAGCACTCCAAGCGACTGTTCAGTTCGCGCACAGTCCCCTACTAACATTTATAATAGGATTGATAATTGTCATCGCGCTGCTCGTGTGGTTGGACCTTCCGGCGTTCATCGGGCTGATCATCTCTGCGTTCTTGGTCGGCGTGGTGAACACGGTGTTCGTCGCGGACTTCACCGCCGCCGACGCCGGCAGTCAGGTCGCGACGGCGTTCGGGAACGGGATGGCGGGGATCGGGATCCCGATCCTCATGGCCGCGGTCATCGGGAAGGGAATGCTGGAGAGCGGCGCGGCCCAACGGATCGTCCGCGGCTTCCAGAACGTGCTCGGCGAGAGCAACTCCGACGTGGCGCTGCTCGGAAGCAGTTCGGTGCTGGCGATCCCGGTGTTCTTCGACAGCGTGTTCTACCTAATGGCGCCGCTCGCGCGCTCGATGCGGGCTCGCGTCGGCCGCGACTACACGCTGTTCATCGTCGTCGTCGGCGCGGGGGCCGCGACGACGCACGTGTTCGTTCCGCCCACGCCCGGCCCGCTCGCGGTCGCCGACCAGATCGGGAGCAACCTGGGGACGACGATCATCGTCGGACTGGTAACCGCCATCCCGGCGGCGATCATGGCCGGACTCGTCTACGGTCGCTGGATCAACAACCGGCTCGACATCCCGCTGCGGGACACGATGGCGACCTCGACGGAGGAGCTGCAGGAGGTCGCCGACCGACCGACCAGCGAACTCCCGAGCGTGCTCGAGTCGCTGGCGCCGATCCTGCTGGCCGTCCTGCTGATCGCGTCCTCGACGTTCGTCAACACGTTCCAAGACGTCGCTCCGGCCCTGGCCTCGCTGCAGCCCATCACCGACTTCCTCGGGAACAAGAACGTCGCGCTGACGATCGCCGCGCTCGCGGCCGCGTACACGTTCTACCGCTTCGACGAGATGGACCAGAGCGAGTGGAGCGAGGAGCTCACGGAGGCCCTGAAAAGCGGCGGGAACATCGCCGCGATCACGGCGGCTGGTGGGGCGTTCGGCGCGCTGCTCGCCGCCTCCGGGATCGGTGACTACCTGGCCGGCGCGCTCCAGGAAGTGGGGATCGGCCTGCTCATCACGGCCTGGCTCATCGCCGCGATCGTGCGCATCGCGCAGGGGTCGGCCACGGCCGCGATGCTGACCGCCGCGGGGATCATGGCCCCGCTCACCGGGCAGCTGACCGTCCACCCGGCCTACCTCGTGATGGCGATCGGCGCCGGCGGAAACATCTTCTCGTGGTTCAACGACTCCGGCTTCTGGCTCGTCAGCGAGATCGGGGGGCTCACCAAGCGGGAGACGCTGCAGACGTGGACCGCCCTCACGACGATCATCTCCGTGACGGGGCTCATCACGGTGCTGATCGTCTCCACGATCCTCCCGCTCGCCTGA
- a CDS encoding ribonucleoside-diphosphate reductase subunit alpha, producing MAHTELDSVAEQHNEPFYWLNEDSREFLREGYLLEGVDAEERVRQIAERAEEILGEEGFADKFYEYMSRGFYSLASPVWSNFGLDRGLPISCFGSYMEDNIESILYTQAEVGEMTKQGGGTSGYFGELRPRGSQITNNGKSNGSYSFTELFDTIINVISQGETRRGQFAGYIDVEHDDLDEWLNIKTEGDPVQDIYYGVIIGDDWFQAMVDGDEAKRETWADIIETRINIGVPYIIFRGNMNEGKPQVYKDKDYRINASNLCTEIALPATADESFVCCLSSMNALHYDEWKDTDAVETLTRFLDAVMEEFIQRTEGVQFMQRAVRFAKRHRAIGIGVLGWHSYLQSNMIPFDSMEAMEKNGEMFRTIKERSYEASEALADEFGEPEVLEGYGRRNTTTMSVAPTKSSSVILGQVSPSIEPLKSNYFVRDGAKLKSTQKNRFLQALLAERGKDTREVWDSIANKDGSVQHLECLTDEEKEVFKTFAEIPQMAIINQAAQRQKHIDQAQSVNISIDPSEVSVKEINQLYIKAWKKGVKSLYYQHSVNAAQKFSRDILECRACES from the coding sequence ATGGCACACACAGAACTCGACAGCGTTGCAGAACAACATAACGAACCGTTCTACTGGCTGAACGAGGACAGTAGGGAGTTTCTCAGAGAGGGATACCTGCTTGAGGGCGTCGACGCGGAAGAGAGAGTCAGACAGATAGCGGAGCGCGCCGAAGAGATCTTGGGTGAGGAGGGCTTCGCGGACAAGTTCTACGAGTACATGAGCCGCGGCTTCTACAGTCTCGCCAGCCCGGTGTGGTCCAACTTCGGACTGGATAGAGGCCTTCCTATCAGTTGCTTCGGCAGCTACATGGAGGATAACATAGAGAGTATTCTCTACACCCAAGCCGAGGTGGGTGAGATGACCAAGCAGGGCGGAGGCACGAGCGGGTACTTCGGTGAACTGCGGCCGCGGGGAAGTCAGATAACGAACAACGGCAAGAGCAACGGGAGTTACAGTTTCACAGAGCTGTTCGATACGATCATCAACGTCATCAGCCAGGGTGAAACCCGGAGGGGGCAGTTCGCCGGCTACATCGATGTCGAACACGATGACTTGGACGAATGGCTCAACATCAAAACCGAAGGGGACCCAGTACAGGACATCTACTACGGCGTCATCATCGGTGACGACTGGTTTCAGGCGATGGTTGACGGCGATGAAGCGAAGCGAGAGACTTGGGCGGATATCATCGAGACCCGGATCAACATCGGCGTTCCGTATATAATCTTCCGGGGGAACATGAACGAGGGGAAGCCGCAGGTCTACAAGGACAAGGACTACCGGATAAACGCGTCCAACCTGTGTACCGAGATAGCGCTACCAGCCACGGCGGACGAGAGCTTCGTCTGCTGTCTCTCAAGTATGAACGCTCTCCACTACGACGAATGGAAAGACACCGATGCGGTGGAGACTCTGACGCGGTTCCTGGACGCGGTGATGGAGGAATTCATCCAGCGCACGGAAGGGGTACAGTTCATGCAGCGGGCTGTGCGGTTCGCGAAGAGACACAGAGCGATAGGGATCGGCGTCCTCGGGTGGCACAGCTACCTCCAGAGCAACATGATCCCCTTCGACAGCATGGAGGCGATGGAAAAGAACGGGGAGATGTTCCGGACCATCAAAGAGCGGAGCTACGAGGCGAGTGAAGCGCTTGCCGATGAGTTCGGGGAGCCAGAGGTTCTCGAGGGCTACGGCAGGCGGAATACGACGACGATGAGCGTGGCGCCGACGAAATCGAGCAGCGTCATTCTGGGGCAGGTCAGTCCGAGCATCGAGCCGCTGAAATCGAACTACTTCGTGCGAGACGGTGCGAAGCTAAAGTCGACGCAAAAAAACAGATTCCTTCAGGCGCTACTGGCGGAGCGGGGCAAAGACACCCGCGAAGTGTGGGACAGTATCGCCAATAAGGACGGGAGCGTTCAACATCTCGAGTGTCTGACGGACGAAGAGAAAGAGGTGTTCAAGACCTTCGCCGAGATACCGCAGATGGCGATCATCAATCAGGCAGCACAGAGACAGAAACACATAGACCAAGCACAGAGCGTGAACATCTCGATCGATCCGAGTGAAGTGAGCGTCAAGGAGATCAATCAGCTCTACATAAAAGCTTGGAAGAAGGGCGTCAAGAGCCTCTACTATCAGCACAGCGTGAATGCCGCACAGAAATTCAGTCGGGATATTCTCGAGTGTAGGGCCTGTGAGAGCTGA